A single Lolium perenne isolate Kyuss_39 chromosome 6, Kyuss_2.0, whole genome shotgun sequence DNA region contains:
- the LOC127306902 gene encoding uncharacterized protein, translated as MATAATLLLVEVMLLLLLLVLQPAAAAVSAPATFPGDRAALASLKSAVDAATIPASSCLASWDFAHDPCTAFPCGLHCYTPPNSSYQRVAGVALDPAGYSGTLPAPVLASLPFLQSLTLRANRFHGALPARTPLPPSLRVLDLSGNAFSGEIPGSLFTAASSLQELDLSRNAFTGPIPPQVASLGALTQMDLQNNGLTGSLPGMGKMRSLAYLDVSGNALSGSLLDALPPQVASVVAGNNTLSGPLQAAAFRALSTMKVLDLTGNAVTGAVPGAAFEHPALEQLRLGSNQLGAVEEASDGGASSQLVEVDLSGNRIAGKLPRCLAAMPRLTMVGLDRNRFVGGVPDTYAARVSEEEATGGKLPFQKLTLQGNYLCGALPSQLRQIKEGSAVVSLADNCLVECPREFFFCQGLPQKNHATCPKCEP; from the coding sequence ATGGCCACTGCTGCAACCCTCCTACTCGTAGAAGTaatgctgctcctcctcctgctcgtGCTCCAGCCCGCGGCGGCCGCGGTGTCTGCTCCGGCCACCTTCCCGGGAGACAGGGCGGCGTTGGCGTCCCTGAAATCCGCCGTGGACGCGGCGACCATCCCAGCCTCCTCCTGCCTCGCGTCGTGGGACTTCGCCCACGACCCATGCACAGCCTTCCCCTGCGGCCTCCACTGCTACACGCCCCCCAACTCCTCCTACCAGCGCGTCGCCGGCGTCGCCCTCGACCCGGCGGGCTACTCCGGCACGCTGCCCGCGCCGGTCCTCGCCTCGCTGCCTTTCCTCCAGTCCCTCACCCTCCGCGCCAACCGCTTCCACGGCGCGCTACCGGCCcggacgccgctgccgccgagcCTCCGCGTCCTCGACCTCTCCGGCAACGCCTTCTCCGGCGAGATACCAGGGTCCCTCTTCACCGCCGCCTCGTCGCTGCAAGAGCtcgacctctcccgcaacgcgttCACCGGCCCGATACCGCCTCAGGTCGCCTCCCTGGGCGCCCTGACGCAGATGGACCTGCAGAACAACGGCCTCACCGGGAGCCTTCCGGGCATGGGCAAGATGCGCTCGCTCGCATACCTCGACGTGAGCGGCAACGCGCTGTCCGGCTCACTGCTGGACGCGCTGCCGCCGCAGGTCGCGTCCGTCGTGGCGGGCAACAACACCCTCTCCGGGCCGCTGCAGGCCGCTGCCTTCCGCGCTCTCTCTACGATGAAGGTGCTGGACCTCACGGGCAATGCGGTGACCGGCGCGGTCCCCGGCGCCGCGTTCGAGCACCCGGCGCTGGAGCAGCTGCGCCTGGGGTCCAACCAGCTCGGCGCGGTCGAGGAGGCGTCCGACGGTGGCGCGTCGAGCCAGCTCGTCGAGGTGGACCTCAGCGGCAACAGGATCGCGGGGAAGCTGCCCCGGTGTCTCGCGGCGATGCCACGTCTCACAATGGTGGGGCTCGACCGGAACAGgttcgtcggaggcgtaccggacaCGTACGCCGCTCGTGTCTCGGAGGAGGAAGCCACTGGTGGGAAGCTGCCGTTCCAGAAGCTGACGCTGCAGGGGAACTATCTCTGCGGCGCTCTGCCGAGTCAGCTGAGGCAGATCAAGGAGGGCAGCGCCGTGGTGAGTCTGGCGGACAACTGCTTGGTCGAGTGTCCACGAGAGTTCTTCTTCTGCCAAGGGCTCCCGCAGAAGAACCATGCCACGTGCCCCAAGTGCGAGCCATGA